In Bicyclus anynana chromosome 1, ilBicAnyn1.1, whole genome shotgun sequence, a single window of DNA contains:
- the LOC112051257 gene encoding probable peroxisomal acyl-coenzyme A oxidase 1, producing MGQMNEDLKREREKCSFNMNDLINLMDGGPDKTKMRREREDIMISRRDAYADIPEEYLSYKEQYEQAVKKSAYVFSLLRRLQHEGKTNLHNYRDVMANFLRSSDVGTGFPIAIHYIMFIPTIMSQASEEQQAQWLQRAWDCNIVGSYAQTELGHGTFIRGLETTATYDPSTKEFVLNSPTLTSYKWWGGGLGQTANYAIVVAQLYTKGECHGVHLFIVQLRDEETHMPLPGIKIGDVGLKMALNGVNNGFLGFNNCRIPRNQMLMKHSQVLEDGTYVRSPNSKLNYGAMVFTRVVIACDMVNYLSKAATIAVRFSAVRRQCQSKAGEPESQILDYLTQQHKLLPAVAACYALKVTAGKLWDTFSIVNEEMIAGNYERLPEIHALSCCLKAIATRDAASFIETCRLACGGHGFTYSSNLPATYCNAVAACTYEGENTVLLLQTARFLAKTWQDIDNENGKLTPTVEYLKTAKVKGYSHEWVNSVENIVYGFQVVSMRKIASCVKSMQTRVASGATFEDAWNMASVQLVSAAEAHCRVMILSTFSSEIKEMTRTTSKEIKRVLEQIVTLYAVYWALERLSDLLQYTTITGAHVDNLRAWYEELLTQLRPNAVGLVDAFDLRDEMLQSTLGAYDGRVYERLMEAALQSPLNAEPVNYTFQKYLKPFLQGKL from the exons aggaTATTATGATTAGTAGAAGGGACGCATACGCTGACATACCAGAGGAGTATTTGAGTTATAAGGAACAATATGAGCAAGCTGTCAAAAAATCGGCGTACGTCTTTAGTTTGTTGAGGCGACTGCAGCACGAAGGCAAAACCAACCTTCATAATTACAG GGATGTGATGGCAAACTTCCTGCGCTCCTCTGACGTGGGCACCGGCTTCCCCATAGCGATCCATTACATCATGTTCATACCCACCATCATGAGCCAAGCGAGCGAGGAGCAACAGGCGCAGTGGCTGCAGCGGGCCTGGGACTGTAACATCGTTGGCAGTTACGCACAG ACAGAGTTGGGCCACGGTACATTTATCCGCGGCTTGGAGACGACGGCGACGTATGATCCGAGCACCAAAGAGTTCGTCCTGAACAGTCCTACACTTACCTCCTATAAGTGGTGGGGAGGTGGAT TGGGTCAAACAGCGAACTATGCAATAGTGGTTGCCCAACTATATACCAAAGGTGAATGTCATGGAGTCCACTTGTTCATTGTACAACTTCGAGATGAAGAAACTCACATGCCTCTGCCTGGTATAAAGATCGGTGATGTTGGCTTGAAAATGGCTCTTAACGGAGTAAATAATGGATTTCTGGGCTTTAATAACTGTAGAATACCCAGAAATCAGATGTTGATGAAGCATTCTCAGGTATTGGAG GATGGAACTTACGTGAGGTCACCAAACAGCAAGCTAAACTATGGCGCCATGGTTTTCACACGAGTGGTTATAGCTTGCGACATGGTCAACTATCTAAGTAAAGCGGCAACCATAGCAGTGAGATTTTCTGCAGTTCGCAGACAATGTCAGTCCAAAGCCGg tgAGCCAGAGAGTCAAATCTTAGACTATTTGACTCAGCAACACAAACTGCTCCCGGCTGTAGCCGCCTGTTACGCGCTGAAAGTAACTGCCGGGAAACTGTGGGACACATTCAGTATTGTTAACGAGGAAATGATCGCTGGGAATTACGAAAGGTTGCCTGAG ATCCACGCCCTGTCCTGCTGTTTGAAAGCCATCGCCACGCGAGACGCCGCGAGCTTCATAGAGACGTGTCGATTGGCTTGTGGTGGTCACGGCTTCACGTACTCCTCCAACCTTCCCGCCACGTACTGTAACGCTGTGGCTGCATGCACTTATGAGGGAGAGAACACTGTGCTCTTGCTGCAGACTGCAAG gttCCTAGCCAAAACATGGCAGGACATAGACAACGAGAACGGGAAATTAACACCAACTGTGGAATATTTGAAAACTGCCAAAGTGAAGGGCTATTCTCACGAATGGGTGAACTCAGTCGAAAACATCGTTTACGGATTCCAAGTTGTTTCTATGAG GAAAATTGCCTCTTGTGTAAAGAGTATGCAGACGAGGGTAGCCTCGGGCGCGACATTCGAAGACGCGTGGAACATGGCTTCCGTTCAATTAGTTTCTGCTGCTGAG GCTCACTGCAGAGTTATGATATTGTCTACATTTAGCAGTGAAATCAAGGAAATGACAAGAACCACGTCAAAGGAGATAAAGAGAGTGTTAGAGCAAATTGTGACGCTCTATGCGGTGTACTGGGCATTGGAGAGACTTAGTGATTTACTTCAG TATACAACAATAACTGGTGCACACGTGGACAACTTGCGTGCGTGGTATGAGGAGTTACTCACACAGTTGCGACCAAACGCTGTGGGATTGGTTGACGCTTTCGATCTCAGAGACGAG ATGCTGCAGTCAACACTAGGTGCATATGACGGTCGTGTTTACGAGAGGCTGATGGAGGCAGCTCTGCAGAGTCCTCTCAATGCTGAACCTGTGAACTACACCTTCCAAAAGTATCTGAAACCGTTCCTGCAAGGAAAACTGTGA
- the LOC112051253 gene encoding probable peroxisomal acyl-coenzyme A oxidase 1 isoform X1: MGGRVNEDLIKERRKCTFDIKELTHIIDCGEENTIKRKQIDNYILNIKELWDDVPEEYLSHKERYENAIKKAFIVLKVLRQLHTGNIQITDHRTPTNVYSIQDGIFRNVNPLLIHIGLFWSTIAAQASTEQQAEWLQPDSSMIGTYVQTELGHGSFIRGIETTATYDSTTDEFILHTPRLSAYKWWPGGLGNTANACLVMAQLYINGTCHGLHIFLAQIRDFDTHKPLPGIKVGEIGPKMGFNTADNGFLGFDNHRIPRTNMLMKNVQVLRDGTYVKPKHDKLTYGSMLLTRVTLISDLAYQLSKAATIAVRYSAVRRQSPIKSNEPERQILDFVSQQHKLFITIASSHVYRVVGLWMWNSHKRVTADIHEGNMGQLPELHALACCLKAISSRDASALVEQCRLACGGHGYMMASNLPQIYAYTTAAVTYEGEYTVLLLQTARYLVKFWRLAAEHKPLPQNFAYFEDYIKKNFEQWRNSPEGIIEGFKAIVAGKTKAAYDTLQCNLRNGREFEEAWNMASVQLTNASEAYARSLLCEVFWKETVQLSTKVSKSLAIVLEQLAELYLMYWALEKHGDLLLYSTISRNDIEALQSRYEELLALIRPNAVGLVDAFDIRDEVLCSTLGAYDGRVYERMMEEASKSPLNEDVVNESFHKYIRPVTMKNKL, from the exons ATGGGTGGAAGAGTTAATGAAGACTTAATAAAAGAAAGGAGAAAATGCACGTTCGATATAAAAGAGTTGACACATATCATTGATTGCGGGGAGGAGAACaccataaaaagaaaacaaatag ataattatattttaaacattaaagAATTGTGGGACGACGTGCCTGAAGAATATTTGAGTCACAAAGAAAGATATGAGAACgcaataaaaaaagcttttatagtACTAAAAGTTCTTCGTCAGTTGCACACAGGCAATATACAGATCACTGATCACAGGAC GCCAACAAATGTATATTCGATCCAAGATGGGATATTCCGCAATGTCAATCCGCTTCTTATACATATCGGGCTGTTTTGGTCCACCATTGCCGCTCAGGCCTCAACCGAGCAGCAGGCCGAGTGGTTGCAGCCTGACTCCAGTATGATTGGCACTTACGTTCAG ACTGAACTGGGTCACGGTTCGTTTATCAGAGGCATAGAAACAACAGCAACGTACGACTCAACAACGGATGAGTTTATACTACATACTCCTAGACTAAGTGCCTACAAATGGTGGCCTGGTGGTT tGGGAAACACTGCAAATGCCTGCCTGGTAATGGCCCAGTTGTATATAAACGGAACGTGCCATGGTTTGCATATATTCTTAGCGCAGATCAGAGATTTTGATACTCACAAACCTCTGCCCGGCATCAAAGTTGGCGAAATTGGACCTAAAATGGGTTTTAACACTGCTGACAATGGCTTTCTGGGTTTTGACAATCATAGAATACCTAGGACGAATATGCTGATGAAAAATGTTCAAGTTTTGAGA GACGGTACATACGTGAAGCCTAAACACGACAAGCTGACTTATGGCTCAATGTTGCTTACACGAGTAACACTCATATCTGATCTGGCGTACCAACTGTCCAAAGCTGCCACGATTGCTGTCCGCTATTCCGCTGTCAGACGTCAGTCCCCGATTAAATCCAA TGAGCCTGAACGTCAAATATTGGACTTTGTGAGCCAACAGCACAAACTTTTCATAACGATCGCATCGAGCCATGTATACAGAGTGGTCGGATTGTGGATGTGGAACTCACACAAGAGAGTCACTGCTGACATTCACGAGGGAAATATGGGACAACTTCCTGAG CTCCACGCCCTCGCCTGCTGTTTGAAAGCCATCAGCAGTCGCGACGCCTCTGCTCTGGTGGAGCAGTGTCGGCTGGCGTGCGGCGGGCACGGCTACATGATGGCGTCCAACCTGCCGCAGATCTACGCCTACACCACAGCCGCCGTGACCTATGAGGGGGAATACACTGTGTTACTGCTGCAGACTGCTAG GTATTTGGTAAAGTTTTGGAGACTTGCTGCAGAACACAAGCCACTGCCTCAGAATTTTGCTTATTTTGAGGACTATATTAAGAAGAATTTTGAACAGTGGCGGAATTCACCAGAAGGCATCATTGAAGGCTTCAAAGCCATCGTTGCTGG GAAAACAAAGGCAGCCTACGACACTCttcaatgcaatctaagaaacGGCAGGGAATTCGAAGAAGCTTGGAACATGGCGTCTGTGCAACTAACCAATGCTAGTGAG GCGTATGCTCGATCTCTTTTATGTGAAGTATTTTGGAAAGAAACCGTGCAATTGTCTACTAAGGTGTCCAAGAGTTTAGCTATCGTGTTGGAACAGCTGGCCGAGTTGTATTTGATGTATTGGGCTCTAGAGAAACATGGCGATTTGTTGTTG TACTCCACAATTTCAAGAAACGACATAGAAGCACTTCAAAGTCGTTACGAGGAGTTGCTCGCATTAATTAGACCCAATGCAGTTGGGCTTGTCGACGCATTCGATATTAGAGATGAG gtGCTGTGTTCAACTCTGGGTGCATACGACGGGAGAGTGTATGAGCGGATGATGGAAGAAGCGTCAAAGAGTCCCCTCAACGAAGACGTGGTCAACGAGAGCTTCCACAAATATATACGGCCTGTTACCATGAAGAATAAATTGTAA
- the LOC112051253 gene encoding probable peroxisomal acyl-coenzyme A oxidase 1 isoform X3 translates to MGGRVNEDLIKERRKCTFDIKELTHIIDCGEENTIKRKQIDNYILNIKELWDDVPEEYLSHKERYENAIKKAFIVLKVLRQLHTGNIQITDHRTPTNVYSIQDGIFRNVNPLLIHIGLFWSTIAAQASTEQQAEWLQPDSSMIGTYVQTELGHGSFIRGIETTATYDSTTDEFILHTPRLSAYKWWPGGLGNTANACLVMAQLYINGTCHGLHIFLAQIRDFDTHKPLPGIKVGEIGPKMGFNTADNGFLGFDNHRIPRTNMLMKNVQVLRDGTYVKPKHDKLTYGSMLLTRVTLISDLAYQLSKAATIAVRYSAVRRQSPIKSNEPERQILDFVSQQHKLFITIASSHVYRVVGLWMWNSHKRVTADIHEGNMGQLPELHALACCLKAISSRDASALVEQCRLACGGHGYMMASNLPQIYAYTTAAVTYEGEYTVLLLQTARYLVKFWRLAAEHKPLPQNFAYFEDYIKKNFEQWRNSPEGIIEGFKAIVAGKTKAAYDTLQCNLRNGREFEEAWNMASVQLTNASEYSTISRNDIEALQSRYEELLALIRPNAVGLVDAFDIRDEVLCSTLGAYDGRVYERMMEEASKSPLNEDVVNESFHKYIRPVTMKNKL, encoded by the exons ATGGGTGGAAGAGTTAATGAAGACTTAATAAAAGAAAGGAGAAAATGCACGTTCGATATAAAAGAGTTGACACATATCATTGATTGCGGGGAGGAGAACaccataaaaagaaaacaaatag ataattatattttaaacattaaagAATTGTGGGACGACGTGCCTGAAGAATATTTGAGTCACAAAGAAAGATATGAGAACgcaataaaaaaagcttttatagtACTAAAAGTTCTTCGTCAGTTGCACACAGGCAATATACAGATCACTGATCACAGGAC GCCAACAAATGTATATTCGATCCAAGATGGGATATTCCGCAATGTCAATCCGCTTCTTATACATATCGGGCTGTTTTGGTCCACCATTGCCGCTCAGGCCTCAACCGAGCAGCAGGCCGAGTGGTTGCAGCCTGACTCCAGTATGATTGGCACTTACGTTCAG ACTGAACTGGGTCACGGTTCGTTTATCAGAGGCATAGAAACAACAGCAACGTACGACTCAACAACGGATGAGTTTATACTACATACTCCTAGACTAAGTGCCTACAAATGGTGGCCTGGTGGTT tGGGAAACACTGCAAATGCCTGCCTGGTAATGGCCCAGTTGTATATAAACGGAACGTGCCATGGTTTGCATATATTCTTAGCGCAGATCAGAGATTTTGATACTCACAAACCTCTGCCCGGCATCAAAGTTGGCGAAATTGGACCTAAAATGGGTTTTAACACTGCTGACAATGGCTTTCTGGGTTTTGACAATCATAGAATACCTAGGACGAATATGCTGATGAAAAATGTTCAAGTTTTGAGA GACGGTACATACGTGAAGCCTAAACACGACAAGCTGACTTATGGCTCAATGTTGCTTACACGAGTAACACTCATATCTGATCTGGCGTACCAACTGTCCAAAGCTGCCACGATTGCTGTCCGCTATTCCGCTGTCAGACGTCAGTCCCCGATTAAATCCAA TGAGCCTGAACGTCAAATATTGGACTTTGTGAGCCAACAGCACAAACTTTTCATAACGATCGCATCGAGCCATGTATACAGAGTGGTCGGATTGTGGATGTGGAACTCACACAAGAGAGTCACTGCTGACATTCACGAGGGAAATATGGGACAACTTCCTGAG CTCCACGCCCTCGCCTGCTGTTTGAAAGCCATCAGCAGTCGCGACGCCTCTGCTCTGGTGGAGCAGTGTCGGCTGGCGTGCGGCGGGCACGGCTACATGATGGCGTCCAACCTGCCGCAGATCTACGCCTACACCACAGCCGCCGTGACCTATGAGGGGGAATACACTGTGTTACTGCTGCAGACTGCTAG GTATTTGGTAAAGTTTTGGAGACTTGCTGCAGAACACAAGCCACTGCCTCAGAATTTTGCTTATTTTGAGGACTATATTAAGAAGAATTTTGAACAGTGGCGGAATTCACCAGAAGGCATCATTGAAGGCTTCAAAGCCATCGTTGCTGG GAAAACAAAGGCAGCCTACGACACTCttcaatgcaatctaagaaacGGCAGGGAATTCGAAGAAGCTTGGAACATGGCGTCTGTGCAACTAACCAATGCTAGTGAG TACTCCACAATTTCAAGAAACGACATAGAAGCACTTCAAAGTCGTTACGAGGAGTTGCTCGCATTAATTAGACCCAATGCAGTTGGGCTTGTCGACGCATTCGATATTAGAGATGAG gtGCTGTGTTCAACTCTGGGTGCATACGACGGGAGAGTGTATGAGCGGATGATGGAAGAAGCGTCAAAGAGTCCCCTCAACGAAGACGTGGTCAACGAGAGCTTCCACAAATATATACGGCCTGTTACCATGAAGAATAAATTGTAA
- the LOC112051253 gene encoding probable peroxisomal acyl-coenzyme A oxidase 1 isoform X4: MGGRVNEDLIKERRKCTFDIKELTHIIDCGEENTIKRKQIDNYILNIKELWDDVPEEYLSHKERYENAIKKAFIVLKVLRQLHTGNIQITDHRTPTNVYSIQDGIFRNVNPLLIHIGLFWSTIAAQASTEQQAEWLQPDSSMIGTYVQTELGHGSFIRGIETTATYDSTTDEFILHTPRLSAYKWWPGGLGNTANACLVMAQLYINGTCHGLHIFLAQIRDFDTHKPLPGIKVGEIGPKMGFNTADNGFLGFDNHRIPRTNMLMKNVQVLRDGTYVKPKHDKLTYGSMLLTRVTLISDLAYQLSKAATIAVRYSAVRRQSPIKSNEPERQILDFVSQQHKLFITIASSHVYRVVGLWMWNSHKRVTADIHEGNMGQLPELHALACCLKAISSRDASALVEQCRLACGGHGYMMASNLPQIYAYTTAAVTYEGEYTVLLLQTARYLVKFWRLAAEHKPLPQNFAYFEDYIKKNFEQWRNSPEGIIEGFKAIVAGKTKAAYDTLQCNLRNGREFEEAWNMASVQLTNASEAYARSLLCEVFWKETVQLSTKVSKSLAIVLEQLAELYLMYWALEKHGDLLLKNPWFLRDL; encoded by the exons ATGGGTGGAAGAGTTAATGAAGACTTAATAAAAGAAAGGAGAAAATGCACGTTCGATATAAAAGAGTTGACACATATCATTGATTGCGGGGAGGAGAACaccataaaaagaaaacaaatag ataattatattttaaacattaaagAATTGTGGGACGACGTGCCTGAAGAATATTTGAGTCACAAAGAAAGATATGAGAACgcaataaaaaaagcttttatagtACTAAAAGTTCTTCGTCAGTTGCACACAGGCAATATACAGATCACTGATCACAGGAC GCCAACAAATGTATATTCGATCCAAGATGGGATATTCCGCAATGTCAATCCGCTTCTTATACATATCGGGCTGTTTTGGTCCACCATTGCCGCTCAGGCCTCAACCGAGCAGCAGGCCGAGTGGTTGCAGCCTGACTCCAGTATGATTGGCACTTACGTTCAG ACTGAACTGGGTCACGGTTCGTTTATCAGAGGCATAGAAACAACAGCAACGTACGACTCAACAACGGATGAGTTTATACTACATACTCCTAGACTAAGTGCCTACAAATGGTGGCCTGGTGGTT tGGGAAACACTGCAAATGCCTGCCTGGTAATGGCCCAGTTGTATATAAACGGAACGTGCCATGGTTTGCATATATTCTTAGCGCAGATCAGAGATTTTGATACTCACAAACCTCTGCCCGGCATCAAAGTTGGCGAAATTGGACCTAAAATGGGTTTTAACACTGCTGACAATGGCTTTCTGGGTTTTGACAATCATAGAATACCTAGGACGAATATGCTGATGAAAAATGTTCAAGTTTTGAGA GACGGTACATACGTGAAGCCTAAACACGACAAGCTGACTTATGGCTCAATGTTGCTTACACGAGTAACACTCATATCTGATCTGGCGTACCAACTGTCCAAAGCTGCCACGATTGCTGTCCGCTATTCCGCTGTCAGACGTCAGTCCCCGATTAAATCCAA TGAGCCTGAACGTCAAATATTGGACTTTGTGAGCCAACAGCACAAACTTTTCATAACGATCGCATCGAGCCATGTATACAGAGTGGTCGGATTGTGGATGTGGAACTCACACAAGAGAGTCACTGCTGACATTCACGAGGGAAATATGGGACAACTTCCTGAG CTCCACGCCCTCGCCTGCTGTTTGAAAGCCATCAGCAGTCGCGACGCCTCTGCTCTGGTGGAGCAGTGTCGGCTGGCGTGCGGCGGGCACGGCTACATGATGGCGTCCAACCTGCCGCAGATCTACGCCTACACCACAGCCGCCGTGACCTATGAGGGGGAATACACTGTGTTACTGCTGCAGACTGCTAG GTATTTGGTAAAGTTTTGGAGACTTGCTGCAGAACACAAGCCACTGCCTCAGAATTTTGCTTATTTTGAGGACTATATTAAGAAGAATTTTGAACAGTGGCGGAATTCACCAGAAGGCATCATTGAAGGCTTCAAAGCCATCGTTGCTGG GAAAACAAAGGCAGCCTACGACACTCttcaatgcaatctaagaaacGGCAGGGAATTCGAAGAAGCTTGGAACATGGCGTCTGTGCAACTAACCAATGCTAGTGAG GCGTATGCTCGATCTCTTTTATGTGAAGTATTTTGGAAAGAAACCGTGCAATTGTCTACTAAGGTGTCCAAGAGTTTAGCTATCGTGTTGGAACAGCTGGCCGAGTTGTATTTGATGTATTGGGCTCTAGAGAAACATGGCGATTTGTTGTTG aaaaatccatggttcctgagggatttgtaa
- the LOC112051253 gene encoding probable peroxisomal acyl-coenzyme A oxidase 1 isoform X2 gives MMIHTNNYILNIKELWDDVPEEYLSHKERYENAIKKAFIVLKVLRQLHTGNIQITDHRTPTNVYSIQDGIFRNVNPLLIHIGLFWSTIAAQASTEQQAEWLQPDSSMIGTYVQTELGHGSFIRGIETTATYDSTTDEFILHTPRLSAYKWWPGGLGNTANACLVMAQLYINGTCHGLHIFLAQIRDFDTHKPLPGIKVGEIGPKMGFNTADNGFLGFDNHRIPRTNMLMKNVQVLRDGTYVKPKHDKLTYGSMLLTRVTLISDLAYQLSKAATIAVRYSAVRRQSPIKSNEPERQILDFVSQQHKLFITIASSHVYRVVGLWMWNSHKRVTADIHEGNMGQLPELHALACCLKAISSRDASALVEQCRLACGGHGYMMASNLPQIYAYTTAAVTYEGEYTVLLLQTARYLVKFWRLAAEHKPLPQNFAYFEDYIKKNFEQWRNSPEGIIEGFKAIVAGKTKAAYDTLQCNLRNGREFEEAWNMASVQLTNASEAYARSLLCEVFWKETVQLSTKVSKSLAIVLEQLAELYLMYWALEKHGDLLLYSTISRNDIEALQSRYEELLALIRPNAVGLVDAFDIRDEVLCSTLGAYDGRVYERMMEEASKSPLNEDVVNESFHKYIRPVTMKNKL, from the exons atgatgatacaTACAA ataattatattttaaacattaaagAATTGTGGGACGACGTGCCTGAAGAATATTTGAGTCACAAAGAAAGATATGAGAACgcaataaaaaaagcttttatagtACTAAAAGTTCTTCGTCAGTTGCACACAGGCAATATACAGATCACTGATCACAGGAC GCCAACAAATGTATATTCGATCCAAGATGGGATATTCCGCAATGTCAATCCGCTTCTTATACATATCGGGCTGTTTTGGTCCACCATTGCCGCTCAGGCCTCAACCGAGCAGCAGGCCGAGTGGTTGCAGCCTGACTCCAGTATGATTGGCACTTACGTTCAG ACTGAACTGGGTCACGGTTCGTTTATCAGAGGCATAGAAACAACAGCAACGTACGACTCAACAACGGATGAGTTTATACTACATACTCCTAGACTAAGTGCCTACAAATGGTGGCCTGGTGGTT tGGGAAACACTGCAAATGCCTGCCTGGTAATGGCCCAGTTGTATATAAACGGAACGTGCCATGGTTTGCATATATTCTTAGCGCAGATCAGAGATTTTGATACTCACAAACCTCTGCCCGGCATCAAAGTTGGCGAAATTGGACCTAAAATGGGTTTTAACACTGCTGACAATGGCTTTCTGGGTTTTGACAATCATAGAATACCTAGGACGAATATGCTGATGAAAAATGTTCAAGTTTTGAGA GACGGTACATACGTGAAGCCTAAACACGACAAGCTGACTTATGGCTCAATGTTGCTTACACGAGTAACACTCATATCTGATCTGGCGTACCAACTGTCCAAAGCTGCCACGATTGCTGTCCGCTATTCCGCTGTCAGACGTCAGTCCCCGATTAAATCCAA TGAGCCTGAACGTCAAATATTGGACTTTGTGAGCCAACAGCACAAACTTTTCATAACGATCGCATCGAGCCATGTATACAGAGTGGTCGGATTGTGGATGTGGAACTCACACAAGAGAGTCACTGCTGACATTCACGAGGGAAATATGGGACAACTTCCTGAG CTCCACGCCCTCGCCTGCTGTTTGAAAGCCATCAGCAGTCGCGACGCCTCTGCTCTGGTGGAGCAGTGTCGGCTGGCGTGCGGCGGGCACGGCTACATGATGGCGTCCAACCTGCCGCAGATCTACGCCTACACCACAGCCGCCGTGACCTATGAGGGGGAATACACTGTGTTACTGCTGCAGACTGCTAG GTATTTGGTAAAGTTTTGGAGACTTGCTGCAGAACACAAGCCACTGCCTCAGAATTTTGCTTATTTTGAGGACTATATTAAGAAGAATTTTGAACAGTGGCGGAATTCACCAGAAGGCATCATTGAAGGCTTCAAAGCCATCGTTGCTGG GAAAACAAAGGCAGCCTACGACACTCttcaatgcaatctaagaaacGGCAGGGAATTCGAAGAAGCTTGGAACATGGCGTCTGTGCAACTAACCAATGCTAGTGAG GCGTATGCTCGATCTCTTTTATGTGAAGTATTTTGGAAAGAAACCGTGCAATTGTCTACTAAGGTGTCCAAGAGTTTAGCTATCGTGTTGGAACAGCTGGCCGAGTTGTATTTGATGTATTGGGCTCTAGAGAAACATGGCGATTTGTTGTTG TACTCCACAATTTCAAGAAACGACATAGAAGCACTTCAAAGTCGTTACGAGGAGTTGCTCGCATTAATTAGACCCAATGCAGTTGGGCTTGTCGACGCATTCGATATTAGAGATGAG gtGCTGTGTTCAACTCTGGGTGCATACGACGGGAGAGTGTATGAGCGGATGATGGAAGAAGCGTCAAAGAGTCCCCTCAACGAAGACGTGGTCAACGAGAGCTTCCACAAATATATACGGCCTGTTACCATGAAGAATAAATTGTAA